The genomic region GCACACGGTGCGCAACCGGACCCCCGCAGCCGGTCACCCTCCGTGAGCGGGCATGATCGCGTATCCGACGCCCTCGGCTCACCAGGCGCGCGATGACCGAGCGTGGTCCACTCGCTCCACGTGAGGATCGGCCGTACACAGTTTGGACTCGATCTCGAATGACCTCAGGTCTGCCGTGCCCCCTGTGCGAGGGGCCGGATCGACGTGGCAGCCTCGAGCGCTCGCTGCGGGTGCTCGCCGTCGACGACGAGGCGCCCGCGCTGGAAGACCTCACCTACCTGTTGCGCTCCGATCCGCGCATCGCGCACGTGGAAGCGGTCACCGACGCCACCAAGGCGCTGCGGGTGCTGCACCGCGCGATGGACGCGGGCCAGCCGTTGGACGCGGTGTTCCTCGACATCCGCATGCCCGGCCTGGACGGTCTCGACCTCGCCCGCGTGCTCTCCCGCTTCGCGCAGCCGCCGCCCGTGGTGTTCGTGACGGCGCACCAGCAGCCCGCGGTGGAGGCGTTCGAGCTCAAGGCGGTGGACTACCTGCTCAAGCCGGTGCGCCAGGAGCGGCTCGCCGAGTCGGTGCACCGGATCGTGCACGAGGTGTGGGACTCCCGCAACGCCGCCGAGCCCGCCGCCCCCGCGCCCGCGCCGCGAACGCCACGCCGCCCGAGGTGGGCGACGAGGTCATCCCGGTCGAGCTCGGCGGCGTCACGCGGTTCATCCGGCTCGCCGACATCCGGTACGTGGAGGCGCACGGCGACTACGCCCGGCTGCACACCGCGACCGGCAGCGGCCTGGTCCGCGCGGCGCTCAACGGCCTGGAGGAACGCTGGCGCAGCGCCGGTTTCGTGCGCATCCACCGCAGCCACCTGGTCTCGCTCGGCCACATCGACGAGCTGCGGCTGGAGGAGGGGCACCTCAGCGTCACGATCGGCGGCGCGGTGCTGCCGGTCAGCCGCAGGCACGCCCGCCACCTGCGCCAGCTGCTCGTGCGCCGCGCCCGTCCGACACCGGTCTCCGGCCACGCCGCGTCCGCCGGTGGCGGTGGTTCCGCGCAACCGAGGAACGGGCTGGGGTCGTGACCACGCCGCCGCCACCGGGGAGACCGCCCCACAGACCGACCCAGCGGCCGACCCAGCGCGTGGTGGTGACGAGCCCCCGCACGAGGGCGCCGCGGGCCCGCCGGCCGTACTCCGGCACCCGCGAGATCAACGAGCAGAGCGAGCTCGGTGCCGTCTACATGCGCACGCTGATCCGCGCGCAACGCCGGCTCGGGCTGTCGGTGTGCTTCGTGGTGTGCGGGTCGCTGGGACTGCTGCCGCTGATGTTCGCGATCGAGCCGGAGCTCGGCGGGATGCGGGTGTTCGGGCTCGGGCTGCCGTGGTTCCTGCTGTGCGTGGCGACGTTCCCGATGCTGCTGCTGGCCGGCTGGTTCTACGTGCGGCAGGCCGAGCGCAGTGAGCGCGAGTTCGCGGAGCTGGTCGAACGTCCATGACGAGTGGGTACGCCGTCGTGGCGGTGCTGGTCGTCGCACTGGGCACGATCCTGGTCGGCGCCTACGGGCTCCGGGTCTCGCGCACGACGTCGGACTTCTACGTCGCCTCGCGCACGGTGTCGCCGTGGTGGAACGCCTCCGCGATCGGCGGCGAGTACCTGTCGGCGGCCTCGTTCGTGGGCATCGCCGGGCTGATCTTCGCCTACGGGCCGGACATGCTGTGGTTCCCGGTCGGCTACACCGCCGGCTACCTGGTGCTGCTGACGATGGTCGCGGCGCCGTTGCGCCGGTCCGGTGCCTACACGCTGCCGGACTTCGCCGAGGCCCGGTTCCGGTCGCGCGGGGTGCGGGCGGTCGCGTCGGCGCTCGCGCTGGCGATCGGGTGGCTGTACCTGCTGCCGCAGCTGGAGGGTGCCGGGCTGACCCTGAACACGGTGACCGGCGCGCCGGACTGGGTGGGCGCGCTGATCGTCGCGGGTGTCGTGACGGTGAACGTGATGTCCGGCGGGATGCGGTCGATCACGTTCGTGCAGGCGTTCCAGTACTGGCTCAAGCTGACCGCGATCACCGTGCCGATCGTGTTCCTGGTCGTCGCCTGGCAGGTGCACGGCGCCGAGTCGCTGACCAAGCCGGAGTTCCCGGCGTTCCGGCAGGACACCGAGGTCGCGTTCCAGAACCCCTCGACGATCCACGCCGAGCAGTCGATCTCCATCAGGGGCACCGGCGAGATCGACGGGGTGCGCGTCGAGAACACCGGCCACGTGCTCACGGCCGGCTACCACCGCATCGGGCAGGGCTCGGAGTTCACGTTCCCCAAGGGCGCCGCGGTGCCGCACGTGTCCACAATGGAGCACAACACCAACGCGACGTGGGCGCTGCCGGAGTCGAGCGGGCAGCAGTTCCCGTTGTACGGCGCCTACTCGCTGATCATCGCGACCTTCCTCGGCACCATGGGCCTGCCGCACGTGATCGTGCGCTTCTACACCAACCCGAACGGACCGGCGGCGCGGCGCACGACGTTGATCGTGCTCGGGCTGTTGTCGGTGTTCTACCTGATGCCACCGATGTACGGCGCTCTGGGACGGCTGTACACGCCCGAGTTGTTGATGACCGGGCAGACGGACGCCGTTGTGCTCGTGCTGCCCACACGGATGATCGACGGCATAGGTGGCGAACTGCTCGGCGCGTTGGTCGCGGGTGGTGCGTTCGCGGCGTTCCTGTCGACGTCATCGGGTCTTGTCGTGTCGTTGGCCGGTGTGCTGTCACAGGACGTGCTGCGTCTTGGTGGCGTGCGCGGGTTCCGGATCTCCACGGTGCTCGCGGGCATAGTGCCGCTCGCGATGACGTTCGTGTCGACGGGAATGCCGGTCGCGGACATGGTCGGCCTGGCGTTCGCGGTGGCGGCGTCGTCGCTGTGCCCGTTGCTGATGCTCGGGATCTGGTCGACGCGGATCACGACCGTCGGCGCGATCGCGGGCATGCTCGCCGGCGGTGTGCCCGCGCTGACCGCGGGTCTGGTCACGATGTTCACCGACACCGGCGACGCCTGGTACGAGACGCTCCTGTCCCGCCCCGCCGCGTGGACGGTGCCGCTCGGCTTCGGGGTCATGTACGTGGTCTCCCTGCTCACCCAGCGGCACGTGCCGTCGGGGGTGCAGCGGACGATGGTCAAGCTGCACGCGCCCGAGAACCTCGGGCTGGACGGCTCCGGCTCTTCTTCCTCACTGGGCGACGAGCGGAGCTAGGAGTAGAAGATGCAGGACTTCCTCACCGCGGCGGCGATCCTGGTCGTCGGCGGAGCGGCGGTGCTGGTGCTGTGGCGGGGCACGCGCAACAAGCAGTCGCTCTCGACCGAGGCCCAGCGCGTCACCTACGAGACGCTGCACACGGCCTGGTCCGCCGCTCCCCCGCTGCGCGCCGGCCTGGTCCCGGACGCGGCGAAGAAGTCCGCCCGCCACCTGCGCACGTTGCTCGACACGCCTGCGTTGGCGCTGACCGACGAGACGGAGGTCGTGGCGTGGGAAGGGGTGTCCGAGCACCACGCCGCGGAGGCCATGGCGCAGGCCGGGGACGTGTTCCTGACCGGCCGCACCCAGGCCTACGACATCGGCTGCACCGAGCCGAACTGCCCGATCAACTGCGCGGTCGTCGCACCCCTGACGGTCGAGGGCCGCGTCGTCGGCACCCTGGCGGCGTACTCGCGTGAGGCCTCGGCGGGGTTGGTGCGTGCGACGAACCAGGTGGCCCGCTGGGCGGCAGGCCAGCTGGAGCTCGCCGAGCTCGACCGCTCGCGGACGCGGTTGGTCGAGGCGGAGGTGCGTGCTCTGCGTGCGCAGATCTCGCCGCACTTCATCTACAACTCGTTGTCGGCCATCGCGTCGTACGTCCGCACCAACCCCGAACGCGCGCGAACGTTGCTTCTCGACTTCGCGGACTTCACGCGTTACTCGTTCCGGCGGCACGGCGACTTCACCACGTTGGCCGAGGAGCTCCGGTCGATCGACCAGTACCTGGCGCTGGAACGCGCCCGCTTCGGCGAGCGGTTGAAGGTGACCCTGCAGGTCGCGCCCGAGGTGCTGCCGGTGACCGTGCCGTTCCTGTGCCTGCAGCCGCTGGTGGAGAACGCGGTGCGGCACGGCATGGAGGGCAAGGTCGAGCCGGG from Lentzea guizhouensis harbors:
- a CDS encoding cation acetate symporter is translated as MTSGYAVVAVLVVALGTILVGAYGLRVSRTTSDFYVASRTVSPWWNASAIGGEYLSAASFVGIAGLIFAYGPDMLWFPVGYTAGYLVLLTMVAAPLRRSGAYTLPDFAEARFRSRGVRAVASALALAIGWLYLLPQLEGAGLTLNTVTGAPDWVGALIVAGVVTVNVMSGGMRSITFVQAFQYWLKLTAITVPIVFLVVAWQVHGAESLTKPEFPAFRQDTEVAFQNPSTIHAEQSISIRGTGEIDGVRVENTGHVLTAGYHRIGQGSEFTFPKGAAVPHVSTMEHNTNATWALPESSGQQFPLYGAYSLIIATFLGTMGLPHVIVRFYTNPNGPAARRTTLIVLGLLSVFYLMPPMYGALGRLYTPELLMTGQTDAVVLVLPTRMIDGIGGELLGALVAGGAFAAFLSTSSGLVVSLAGVLSQDVLRLGGVRGFRISTVLAGIVPLAMTFVSTGMPVADMVGLAFAVAASSLCPLLMLGIWSTRITTVGAIAGMLAGGVPALTAGLVTMFTDTGDAWYETLLSRPAAWTVPLGFGVMYVVSLLTQRHVPSGVQRTMVKLHAPENLGLDGSGSSSSLGDERS
- a CDS encoding sensor histidine kinase, which gives rise to MQDFLTAAAILVVGGAAVLVLWRGTRNKQSLSTEAQRVTYETLHTAWSAAPPLRAGLVPDAAKKSARHLRTLLDTPALALTDETEVVAWEGVSEHHAAEAMAQAGDVFLTGRTQAYDIGCTEPNCPINCAVVAPLTVEGRVVGTLAAYSREASAGLVRATNQVARWAAGQLELAELDRSRTRLVEAEVRALRAQISPHFIYNSLSAIASYVRTNPERARTLLLDFADFTRYSFRRHGDFTTLAEELRSIDQYLALERARFGERLKVTLQVAPEVLPVTVPFLCLQPLVENAVRHGMEGKVEPGHIQIYANDSGAEAEITIEDDGIGMDPEKLRRTLAGQVDESAGIGLGNIDERLRRVYGDEYGLVVETACGLGTKITVRVPKYHAGISDV